One Roseimicrobium gellanilyticum DNA window includes the following coding sequences:
- a CDS encoding GNAT family N-acetyltransferase translates to MKRLATNSDAARDLASGRYRIRKLDAGGLAAVPIPWMRDAGWNPGLHDAETFITADPDGFLVGELDGQPIAAVSGVRYDDTFGFLGCYIVLEPFRGRGYGMAIHEAARQHLEGCTQGGDGVLENVEKYKQIGRVYAYRNARYEGVKQATNWNPAKPLHDACEVSLEQIEALDRMCFPAPRSAFLKAWLHQPDAFALAAAEAGNSASGAVRGYGVIRKCSRGWKIGPLFAQDADTADDLFRGLVERIPTGDSFVLDIAEPNDGAKALVARYGMREVFATARMYTGPFPQVRLDWVYGVTTFELG, encoded by the coding sequence ATGAAACGTCTCGCCACCAACTCCGACGCAGCACGGGATCTCGCATCCGGCCGCTATCGCATCCGCAAGCTGGATGCCGGAGGCCTTGCAGCGGTGCCCATTCCCTGGATGCGTGACGCAGGTTGGAACCCAGGGCTGCATGATGCAGAGACTTTCATCACGGCCGACCCGGATGGGTTTCTGGTGGGCGAACTCGATGGCCAACCCATCGCCGCCGTGAGCGGAGTGCGCTACGACGATACCTTCGGCTTCCTTGGTTGCTACATAGTCTTGGAACCTTTCCGAGGACGCGGCTACGGCATGGCCATTCATGAAGCGGCACGACAGCACCTGGAGGGCTGCACCCAGGGCGGCGATGGCGTGCTGGAGAATGTGGAGAAGTACAAGCAAATCGGTCGCGTATATGCCTACCGCAACGCACGCTATGAAGGTGTGAAACAAGCCACCAACTGGAACCCTGCCAAGCCACTGCACGATGCTTGCGAGGTATCTCTAGAACAAATCGAAGCACTGGATCGGATGTGTTTCCCGGCACCACGCAGCGCGTTTCTCAAAGCATGGCTGCACCAGCCGGATGCTTTTGCTCTGGCGGCAGCGGAGGCTGGCAATTCCGCGTCTGGCGCAGTCCGGGGCTACGGGGTCATTCGCAAGTGCTCACGTGGCTGGAAGATCGGCCCCCTCTTCGCTCAAGACGCGGATACTGCGGACGACCTCTTTCGCGGACTGGTGGAGCGCATTCCCACGGGCGACTCCTTCGTGCTTGATATCGCCGAACCGAACGATGGGGCCAAGGCCCTCGTCGCCCGCTACGGCATGCGCGAAGTCTTCGCCACGGCGCGCATGTATACGGGCCCCTTTCCTCAGGTGCGACTCGACTGGGTGTATGGCGTGACGACGTTTGAGCTGGGATAG
- a CDS encoding TonB-dependent receptor: MKEEELDTHHKALKINLDKRWYGTLAEIGAGQEVVRWFFRVGGAAGTVAKSISAYDMVVSDAIYGGTERYVSRSRLQSMLDHEYELNVERLSDKRGDSTAFFAFADTVVARSFKGGNECHGWMGLKFQSRPRDEASQICIHVRMLDTEAALQQEALGVVGVNLLYGAFFLHHDPDKLVESLLDKLTVGRIEIDAIEFQGIEFRAVDNRLISLKLVQLGLSGAAMFGPRGEVLQPSDVLYKKAVMVERGSFRPPTHVNLDMLECALEKFQQDPAVKGKEVLPLYELTMRNLISEGNAVDRRDFLARADVLAACGVNVLISDYFEYYRLAAYLAWRTKERIGIVMGVPSLTELFEEKYYTQLPGGILESFGRLFKNDLKLYVYPLQRDASDFLTTVQNLEVAPELRKLYGYLADRGSFVELDNYNPEYLKFFSRDALKKIAAGDESWREMVPQAVADIIVQRGFFGYRA; the protein is encoded by the coding sequence ATGAAGGAAGAGGAGCTGGATACCCACCACAAGGCGCTGAAGATCAATCTCGACAAGCGCTGGTATGGAACACTCGCGGAAATCGGCGCAGGGCAGGAAGTGGTGCGGTGGTTCTTCCGCGTGGGAGGCGCAGCGGGCACCGTGGCAAAGAGCATCTCTGCCTATGACATGGTGGTGAGTGATGCCATCTACGGTGGCACGGAGCGCTATGTCTCTCGCTCCCGCCTCCAGTCGATGCTGGATCACGAGTATGAGCTGAATGTAGAGAGGCTAAGCGACAAGCGAGGGGACAGCACAGCCTTCTTTGCCTTTGCGGATACCGTGGTCGCCCGAAGCTTCAAGGGTGGGAACGAATGCCATGGCTGGATGGGTCTGAAGTTCCAATCCCGTCCCCGAGACGAGGCCAGTCAGATCTGCATCCATGTGCGCATGCTGGATACCGAGGCTGCGCTGCAGCAGGAGGCTCTCGGCGTGGTCGGAGTGAACCTTCTGTATGGGGCTTTCTTTCTTCATCATGATCCTGACAAACTGGTGGAGAGCTTGCTGGACAAACTGACCGTGGGCCGAATCGAGATCGATGCCATCGAGTTCCAGGGAATTGAATTCCGCGCGGTGGACAACCGGCTGATCAGTCTCAAGCTCGTGCAGCTCGGCTTGAGCGGCGCTGCCATGTTCGGCCCCAGGGGTGAGGTGCTGCAGCCTTCCGATGTTTTGTACAAGAAGGCGGTCATGGTGGAGCGCGGCAGCTTTCGCCCACCCACGCATGTGAATCTCGACATGCTGGAGTGCGCGTTGGAGAAGTTTCAGCAAGATCCTGCCGTGAAGGGCAAGGAGGTACTGCCACTGTACGAGCTCACCATGCGAAATCTGATATCGGAAGGAAATGCGGTGGACCGCCGGGACTTCCTGGCCCGTGCGGACGTCCTCGCTGCCTGCGGGGTGAATGTGCTGATTTCGGATTACTTCGAGTACTACCGGCTGGCGGCGTACCTCGCCTGGCGGACGAAGGAGCGCATTGGCATCGTGATGGGTGTGCCGAGTTTGACTGAGTTGTTTGAGGAGAAGTACTATACGCAGCTTCCTGGCGGCATCCTTGAGTCCTTCGGTCGTCTCTTCAAAAATGACCTGAAACTCTACGTGTATCCCCTGCAGCGCGATGCCTCGGATTTCCTGACCACCGTGCAGAACCTGGAAGTGGCTCCAGAACTGAGAAAGCTCTACGGCTATCTCGCGGATCGCGGCAGCTTTGTGGAACTGGACAACTACAATCCCGAGTACCTGAAGTTCTTCTCTCGAGATGCGTTGAAGAAGATCGCGGCGGGTGATGAATCGTGGAGAGAGATGGTTCCACAAGCCGTCGCTGATATCATCGTGCAACGGGGGTTCTTTGGGTATAGGGCGTAG
- a CDS encoding 2'-5' RNA ligase family protein yields MKAPTKLIAAVSPPIINRLFLAFIPSLSTIDLISELAVALRQQYGLKAQPRPSTHFHITLQWLGDFPEVPDALVSGATKACATLARQTAPFEIHLDRVLSFRKPSGNHPLVLAGNEEHNPALFQFQKRLVSELARAVPLPKDSRRKFKPHLTLMYDRQDVAEAPIAPVRWKADEFRLIHSEVGATRHHHLASWKLCGSESPTLHTPDLFG; encoded by the coding sequence GTGAAAGCGCCAACAAAACTCATCGCCGCAGTGAGCCCTCCCATCATCAACCGCCTGTTTCTGGCATTCATTCCAAGTCTCAGCACCATCGATCTCATTTCAGAACTCGCAGTTGCACTCCGCCAGCAGTATGGACTGAAAGCCCAACCGCGCCCCTCAACTCATTTCCACATCACGCTACAGTGGCTCGGCGATTTTCCTGAAGTGCCGGACGCGCTGGTCTCGGGTGCAACGAAAGCATGTGCGACGCTCGCCAGGCAGACCGCTCCATTCGAAATCCACCTCGACCGTGTCCTTAGCTTTCGCAAGCCCTCGGGAAATCATCCCCTGGTCCTGGCCGGAAACGAGGAACACAATCCCGCCCTCTTCCAGTTTCAGAAGAGGCTTGTCAGCGAATTGGCCAGGGCAGTCCCACTCCCCAAAGATAGCCGGCGCAAGTTCAAGCCTCACCTCACCCTGATGTACGACAGGCAAGACGTCGCTGAAGCACCCATTGCACCTGTGCGTTGGAAAGCCGACGAATTCAGATTGATACACAGCGAGGTGGGTGCCACACGTCACCATCATCTTGCCTCGTGGAAACTCTGCGGTTCAGAATCACCGACACTCCACACCCCTGACTTGTTTGGCTGA
- a CDS encoding SRPBCC family protein has protein sequence MSKESTKPVTSTIRLHRVLAAKTERVFRAFTDADALAKWMAPNGFTGKVHQIDAKVGGTYKMSFTNFNTGNSHSFGGTYLELKPNELLKYTDKFDDPNMPGEMITTITLKEVTCGTELHITQEGVPAFIPAEACYLGWQESLYLLKLLVEPEIPDQG, from the coding sequence ATGTCCAAAGAAAGCACCAAACCCGTCACCAGTACCATCCGCCTTCACCGCGTGCTTGCCGCCAAGACCGAGCGCGTCTTCCGGGCCTTTACTGACGCTGACGCTCTTGCAAAATGGATGGCCCCCAACGGCTTTACCGGCAAGGTCCACCAAATCGACGCCAAAGTCGGAGGCACCTACAAGATGTCCTTCACCAACTTCAACACAGGCAACAGCCACTCCTTTGGTGGCACCTACCTGGAACTGAAGCCGAATGAACTGCTGAAGTACACCGACAAGTTCGACGACCCGAACATGCCGGGCGAAATGATCACCACCATCACCCTGAAAGAGGTCACCTGCGGCACGGAGCTTCACATCACCCAGGAAGGTGTGCCCGCGTTCATTCCTGCAGAAGCCTGCTACCTCGGTTGGCAGGAGTCACTGTATCTCCTGAAGCTGCTCGTGGAGCCGGAGATTCCGGATCAGGGCTGA
- a CDS encoding H-type lectin domain-containing protein has protein sequence MQNSPWKVLSAQVSVGVLTEGWQLNHIDDASADAPRICSFPVEVTFDAPFSAPPVVHLGLTGFDIDQRDSARITLKAENIGPGGFHATITTWAGTRVYGVEFQWLAIGG, from the coding sequence ATGCAAAACTCACCTTGGAAGGTCCTTTCCGCTCAAGTCTCCGTCGGTGTCCTCACGGAGGGCTGGCAACTGAATCACATCGATGATGCAAGCGCCGATGCCCCGCGCATCTGCTCTTTCCCAGTTGAGGTGACCTTTGACGCCCCCTTTTCAGCGCCGCCCGTTGTGCACCTGGGGCTCACCGGGTTCGACATCGATCAGCGTGATAGCGCACGCATCACGCTAAAGGCGGAAAATATCGGCCCCGGAGGATTTCATGCCACCATCACCACTTGGGCTGGCACCCGGGTGTACGGAGTGGAGTTCCAGTGGCTGGCGATCGGGGGGTGA
- the katG gene encoding catalase/peroxidase HPI translates to MSTEAKCPVLHQTAGGGTTNRDWWPNQLRVDLLSQHSSKTNPMDKDFNYAEEFKTLDLAAVKKDLAALMTDSQDWWPADFGHYGPLFIRMAWHSAGTYRTGDGRGGGGRGQQRFAPLNSWPDNVSLDKARRLLWPIKQKYGRKISWADLMILTGNVALETMGFKTFGFAGGREDTWEPDNDVYWGRETTWLGGDVRYAHGSPGVVEDHAVLVSDDTADGKVHSRNLENPLAAVQMGLIYVNPEGPDGNPDPLLAAKDIRDTFGRMAMNDEETVALIAGGHTFGKTHGAGPADNVASDPEGAGLEEQGLGWKNAYGSGKGGDTITSGLEVTWTSTPTKWSNNFFWNLFSFEWELTKSPAGAQQWQPKNGAGAGTVPHAHDKSKRIAPAMLTTDLALRMDPGFEKISRRFMENPDEFADAFARAWFKLTHRDMGPRARYLGSEVPAEELIWQDCIPAVNHPLVDDKDVAALKSKVLASGLTVSELVSTAWASASTFRGSDKRGGANGARIRLAPQKDWAVNNPPQLAKVLKTLEGIQSEFNGAASGGKKISLADLIVLAGGVGIEQAAKNAGKSVSVPFTAGRADASQEQTDVESFAVLEPIADGFRNYLKGRYSIPAEALLIDKAQLLTLTAPELTVLVGGLRVLNINADGSKHGVLTDKPEALTNDFFVNLLSMDTEWKGVSPCGNAFAAIDRKTGQPKWSGTRNDLVFGSNSILRSLAEVYACSDSQDKFLQDFVAAWTKVMNLDRFDLA, encoded by the coding sequence ATGAGCACCGAAGCCAAATGCCCCGTCCTTCACCAAACCGCCGGTGGAGGCACCACGAACCGCGACTGGTGGCCGAACCAGCTGCGCGTCGACCTGCTGAGCCAGCACTCGTCCAAGACCAATCCGATGGACAAGGACTTCAACTACGCGGAAGAGTTCAAGACGCTCGACCTCGCTGCGGTGAAGAAGGATCTCGCCGCGCTGATGACGGACTCGCAAGATTGGTGGCCCGCCGACTTCGGCCATTATGGTCCCCTCTTCATCCGCATGGCCTGGCACAGCGCCGGCACGTACCGCACCGGTGACGGCCGTGGCGGTGGCGGTCGCGGGCAGCAGCGCTTCGCCCCGCTGAACAGCTGGCCCGACAACGTGAGCCTGGACAAGGCACGCCGCCTTCTCTGGCCCATCAAGCAGAAGTACGGCCGCAAGATTTCCTGGGCGGATCTGATGATCCTCACGGGCAACGTCGCGCTCGAAACGATGGGCTTCAAGACCTTCGGCTTTGCCGGTGGACGTGAAGACACCTGGGAGCCGGACAACGACGTGTACTGGGGCCGCGAGACCACTTGGCTCGGTGGTGATGTGCGCTACGCGCATGGCTCCCCCGGTGTGGTGGAAGATCACGCGGTGCTCGTGTCTGATGACACGGCAGATGGCAAGGTCCACAGCCGCAATCTCGAGAATCCTCTCGCCGCCGTGCAGATGGGCCTCATCTACGTGAACCCCGAAGGTCCGGATGGCAATCCCGACCCGCTGCTCGCCGCGAAGGACATTCGCGACACCTTCGGCCGCATGGCCATGAATGACGAGGAGACCGTGGCGCTCATCGCCGGTGGTCACACCTTCGGCAAGACCCACGGTGCAGGCCCCGCGGACAATGTGGCATCTGATCCCGAAGGCGCAGGCCTCGAAGAGCAGGGCCTTGGCTGGAAGAATGCCTACGGCTCTGGCAAGGGTGGCGACACCATCACCAGCGGTCTGGAAGTCACCTGGACCAGCACGCCCACGAAGTGGAGCAACAACTTCTTCTGGAACCTTTTCAGCTTCGAGTGGGAACTCACCAAGAGCCCCGCAGGCGCCCAGCAGTGGCAGCCGAAGAATGGTGCCGGCGCTGGCACCGTGCCTCATGCGCATGACAAGTCCAAGCGCATCGCTCCGGCCATGCTCACCACAGACCTTGCGCTCCGCATGGACCCTGGCTTCGAGAAGATCTCGCGCCGCTTCATGGAGAACCCCGATGAGTTCGCCGATGCCTTCGCTCGTGCGTGGTTCAAGCTGACGCATCGCGACATGGGCCCGCGCGCCCGCTACCTCGGATCGGAAGTGCCCGCTGAGGAACTCATCTGGCAGGACTGCATTCCCGCAGTGAATCATCCGCTCGTGGATGACAAGGATGTCGCTGCGCTGAAGAGCAAGGTGCTCGCCTCCGGTCTTACCGTCTCTGAGTTGGTCTCCACCGCTTGGGCTTCGGCTTCCACCTTCCGTGGTTCCGACAAGCGCGGTGGCGCGAACGGCGCACGCATCCGCCTCGCTCCGCAGAAAGACTGGGCGGTGAACAATCCTCCGCAACTGGCCAAGGTTCTCAAGACTCTGGAAGGCATCCAGAGCGAGTTCAACGGCGCTGCGAGCGGCGGCAAGAAGATTTCCCTCGCCGACCTCATCGTGCTGGCCGGTGGCGTTGGCATCGAGCAGGCTGCGAAGAATGCTGGCAAGAGCGTCAGCGTTCCCTTCACCGCGGGACGCGCCGATGCCTCGCAGGAACAGACGGATGTGGAATCCTTCGCCGTCCTGGAACCCATTGCCGATGGTTTCCGCAACTACCTGAAGGGCCGCTACAGCATCCCTGCCGAAGCGCTACTCATCGACAAGGCACAGCTGCTCACGCTCACCGCTCCCGAGCTGACCGTGCTCGTCGGCGGCCTGCGTGTGCTGAACATCAATGCCGATGGCTCGAAGCACGGTGTCCTCACCGACAAGCCCGAAGCTCTGACCAACGACTTCTTCGTGAACCTGCTCAGCATGGACACGGAGTGGAAGGGCGTCTCCCCCTGCGGCAACGCCTTCGCAGCCATCGACCGCAAGACGGGCCAACCCAAATGGAGCGGCACCCGCAATGACCTCGTCTTCGGCTCGAACTCCATCCTCCGCTCCCTGGCGGAAGTCTACGCGTGCTCCGACTCGCAGGACAAGTTCCTCCAGGACTTCGTCGCTGCCTGGACCAAGGTGATGAATCTGGACCGCTTTGATCTGGCGTAA
- the rlmN gene encoding 23S rRNA (adenine(2503)-C(2))-methyltransferase RlmN — MPATATASRSLPDLSTEELTAWMTAQGYKATHTLPVLREVYGARAGEHVPKDRLPAGLMEHVTSTFPRVAASLARRQVSEDGTCKLLLRLPDGRTVESVLMPDYHADRAAGCISSQVGCAMGCDFCATTQTGFERNLTSGEIVEQFLHLRREAQATGRTLRTVVFMGMGEPMLNLRNVLEAVRRMADNKLGALGWRQVTISTVGIVPGIDELTEADLGVHLAVSLHAPDDETRAALLPMGKRFAVQDVLAAADRYQAQSGRITTIQYCLLEGVNDSLEQARELARLLQGRRMHVNLLRYNPTGLSLKGRTYAPSSMEQTESFLATLREHGAVAHLRRARGPDIDAACGQLRRRAAEQGGKLAGAAS, encoded by the coding sequence ATGCCCGCTACTGCCACTGCCTCGCGTTCCCTGCCAGACCTCTCCACGGAGGAGTTGACGGCATGGATGACGGCACAGGGCTACAAGGCGACGCATACGCTCCCGGTATTGCGGGAGGTGTATGGGGCGAGGGCCGGGGAACACGTGCCCAAGGACCGGCTGCCGGCGGGGTTGATGGAGCACGTCACCTCCACCTTTCCCAGAGTAGCGGCCAGCCTGGCGAGGCGTCAGGTTTCTGAAGACGGCACATGCAAGCTGCTGCTGCGCCTGCCGGATGGGCGCACGGTGGAGTCCGTGCTGATGCCGGACTACCATGCCGACAGGGCGGCGGGTTGCATCTCCAGCCAGGTCGGGTGCGCGATGGGCTGCGACTTCTGCGCGACGACCCAGACGGGCTTTGAGCGCAATCTCACTTCGGGTGAAATCGTGGAGCAGTTCCTCCACCTCCGGCGTGAGGCGCAGGCGACGGGGCGCACCCTGCGCACGGTGGTCTTCATGGGCATGGGGGAACCGATGCTGAACCTGCGCAACGTGCTGGAGGCCGTGCGACGCATGGCTGACAACAAGCTCGGAGCCCTGGGTTGGCGGCAGGTCACCATCTCCACCGTGGGCATCGTGCCCGGCATCGATGAATTGACGGAGGCAGACCTTGGCGTGCATCTTGCGGTGTCATTGCACGCGCCGGATGATGAGACACGTGCAGCCCTGCTGCCCATGGGGAAAAGGTTCGCGGTGCAGGATGTGCTGGCTGCGGCGGATCGATATCAAGCGCAGAGCGGACGCATCACCACCATTCAGTACTGCCTGCTGGAGGGCGTGAATGATTCGCTGGAGCAGGCTCGCGAACTGGCCCGCTTGCTTCAAGGCCGACGCATGCATGTGAATCTCCTGCGCTACAATCCCACCGGCTTGAGCTTGAAAGGGCGCACCTATGCGCCCAGTAGCATGGAGCAGACGGAATCATTTCTCGCTACGCTGCGTGAGCACGGTGCTGTAGCGCATCTGCGACGAGCACGAGGGCCGGATATTGATGCGGCGTGTGGGCAGTTGAGGAGGCGTGCTGCAGAGCAGGGTGGCAAACTGGCCGGTGCGGCGTCTTGA
- a CDS encoding DUF1552 domain-containing protein has translation MRNNARIDRRTALKGLGVSLALPFMESMGFASAVKGKMAKPPVRLGFMYMPHGVIMDQFWPASPESFLTTPPPALESLRPVLDQCLLMKGISGVPISPFNGAPHALELSTWLTAQLPDADRRSEINIAISADQIAANYVGALTSLPSLELATMPQTHKENQEGLNEGYYSHCSYRSPTQALPAETNPRSVLNRLFGKSDKPGQSLQADPLDRQMLDLVIGGAKDLRRKLPQMDQHKLDEYLDSVRAVERRIAAIEYRQKEAAMEKAGMASSKRKASDSPPIEIKIPVGDKRSEYMQVMCDLNVLAFQTDTTRVSTYIGSTPNGVSYPELGFNDTHHSQTHHNNEAVKSGKVAAITAFNISQFAYMVKKMASLKEGDGTLLDNCIMMWGSGLEDGNKHSRENLPFIIAGKGGGTINTGKFLPNIKGNQGDLLTTLLACAGVPLDRPIGIATKQISEMKVGI, from the coding sequence ATGCGAAATAACGCCCGCATCGATCGCCGCACCGCCTTGAAAGGACTGGGAGTGTCCCTCGCGCTGCCCTTCATGGAATCCATGGGCTTCGCGTCCGCGGTGAAGGGGAAGATGGCCAAGCCACCTGTGCGTCTCGGCTTCATGTACATGCCACACGGCGTGATCATGGACCAGTTCTGGCCTGCGAGTCCGGAGAGCTTCCTCACTACGCCACCGCCCGCTCTGGAATCCCTGCGCCCTGTGCTGGACCAGTGCCTCCTGATGAAGGGCATTTCAGGCGTCCCAATTTCGCCATTCAATGGTGCGCCGCATGCGCTGGAGCTCTCCACCTGGCTCACGGCCCAACTGCCCGATGCGGACCGTCGCAGTGAAATCAATATCGCCATCTCCGCGGACCAGATTGCGGCAAACTACGTGGGTGCGCTCACGTCCCTGCCTTCCCTGGAATTGGCGACGATGCCGCAGACACACAAGGAGAACCAGGAAGGACTGAACGAGGGCTACTACTCACATTGCAGCTATCGCTCACCGACCCAGGCGCTGCCTGCGGAAACGAATCCCCGCAGCGTGCTGAACCGCCTCTTTGGCAAGTCAGACAAACCCGGTCAGTCACTCCAGGCTGACCCGCTGGATCGTCAGATGCTGGATCTCGTGATCGGTGGTGCCAAGGATTTGCGCCGCAAGCTGCCGCAGATGGACCAGCACAAGCTGGATGAATACCTCGACAGCGTGCGCGCCGTGGAGCGTCGTATCGCGGCCATCGAGTATCGTCAGAAGGAAGCCGCGATGGAAAAGGCCGGCATGGCCTCCAGCAAGAGGAAGGCCTCGGATTCGCCTCCCATTGAGATCAAGATTCCTGTGGGTGACAAGCGCAGTGAGTACATGCAGGTGATGTGCGACCTGAACGTGCTGGCCTTCCAGACGGACACCACTCGTGTCAGCACGTACATCGGTTCCACGCCGAATGGGGTGTCCTATCCCGAGCTTGGTTTCAACGACACGCACCACTCGCAGACACACCATAACAACGAAGCCGTGAAGTCTGGCAAAGTCGCTGCGATCACCGCCTTCAATATTTCCCAGTTCGCCTACATGGTGAAGAAGATGGCCAGTCTCAAGGAGGGCGATGGCACCCTTCTCGACAACTGCATCATGATGTGGGGTTCCGGTCTCGAAGACGGCAACAAGCATTCCCGCGAAAACCTGCCCTTCATCATCGCCGGTAAAGGCGGCGGCACCATCAACACCGGAAAATTCCTGCCCAATATCAAGGGTAATCAAGGCGACCTGCTCACGACCTTGCTTGCTTGTGCGGGCGTGCCACTGGATCGTCCCATCGGCATCGCGACGAAGCAGATCTCGGAGATGAAGGTGGGGATTTGA
- a CDS encoding class I SAM-dependent methyltransferase — protein MNISYKSETALEELLAGLAEQTAASGWKPERIFTRFLPLKNADRIAPVLHSGDASLPWTLVVTEGGVRYGIDMAAGYSHGLFLDQRKNRARLRMLKPKRVLNTFAHTCSFSVVAALGGAETLSVDLSRKWLDRGRQNLLLNDIPDTGHRFLAEDTLELLPKLDPRKERFDAIILDPPTFSRGKNNRRWQVENDFEQLLNAALELAMPKCAILISTNCTKLDAASLERRARRCAKEQRLVADYVHGQSQIDFPPGHGSSTLWMMVR, from the coding sequence GTGAATATCTCCTACAAGAGCGAAACCGCGCTGGAGGAGCTCCTGGCTGGGTTGGCTGAACAAACCGCCGCGTCCGGTTGGAAGCCGGAGCGGATCTTCACACGGTTCCTGCCGCTCAAGAATGCGGATCGTATCGCGCCGGTGTTGCACAGCGGGGATGCGTCGTTGCCGTGGACCCTCGTGGTTACGGAAGGCGGGGTTCGCTATGGCATCGACATGGCGGCGGGGTACAGCCATGGGCTTTTCCTGGATCAGCGGAAGAACCGCGCGCGGCTCAGGATGCTGAAGCCGAAGCGGGTGCTGAACACCTTTGCCCACACCTGTAGCTTCTCGGTGGTGGCGGCGCTCGGGGGCGCAGAAACCTTGAGCGTGGATCTCTCCCGCAAGTGGCTGGATCGCGGCAGGCAGAACCTTCTGCTTAATGACATCCCGGACACGGGGCATCGCTTCCTCGCGGAGGACACGCTGGAGTTGCTGCCCAAGCTGGATCCCCGCAAGGAGCGGTTCGACGCCATCATCCTCGATCCCCCGACCTTCTCACGCGGCAAGAACAACCGTCGCTGGCAGGTGGAGAATGATTTCGAGCAACTGCTGAATGCCGCGCTGGAGCTGGCGATGCCGAAGTGCGCGATCCTCATCTCCACGAACTGCACCAAACTCGATGCCGCGTCCCTGGAGCGCCGCGCGCGTCGTTGCGCGAAAGAGCAGCGTCTCGTGGCCGATTATGTGCATGGGCAGTCGCAGATTGACTTCCCGCCGGGGCATGGGTCCAGCACGCTGTGGATGATGGTTCGGTAG